The sequence CAGGGAGGCACCTGAGCTTGGGTTCACCGGCAGGCTGCTCACAATCAATGTAGGGAGAAAACTTAAAGTGGCACTGTGCAAAATTAGAAGCAACTTACTCCCTGAGCAACAATTCCATGTCCGCTTTATTTTGCAATCCCGAAAATAAAGAACCAGACTGTCCTATAAATGACATCGCAACCTCAGATTTCCATGTGGTGCCAGTTTAGCGAGTGTGTAGGGCACAGGGCGCCAGTAGAGGGGGTGGGCAGGGGGGTTTAACTGTGGCTCTGGCTCTCGCTGGGTGCCAGTATTCTTATCTGCATCTGCCCTAGCTTCCTCTTGTAGGTGGCTGGTGGATGCTTCCTGCAGTAAAGCACGGAATCTGTCAAAAGTGACGACTGGTTGAGTTTGAGTACGGTTAAAGCATGTCTGCTTTGTGAATAATTTATTTGTTGGAAGGCTTGGGAAGTTAAACATAAATGCACATCATACTGCTCTTTATTCTACTGTTTTCATTCCATCTGGATCCGAAAAAGGTGCTGTAAAGTTGTTTTATTACATCAGCTggcctgaaaaaaaacaattcatcACAATCTTAATGTTATCTGTTGTCACCGTTCAAACCCCAAATGGGGTCAATAAGGTTAGCACAACTTGTAAGACGACAGGATGCACATGGGAGTTTGGTAAAAGATATTGTCGTGTTTAACAGCGCAACACCTGATTGTAACGCTTGGGTAAAGTGGTTGACAGTCCCTTGCCTGTAGAGGGCAGTCATCACATCGTTGAGTGCTGTGGATCCTACAATGTCTTGGTAGTAAAGCCCCAGTTGGCAGCACTGTGCAGTTTATTGTGCGTTCCATCAGCAGTAAGACTGGGATCACTTTCTTCTGCTGTCTCTCGTCTCCGCAGAGCACTTGAATGATGTGTATGAGGAGGCCAACAGTTATAACGGGATGGAAAAGAAAGCAGCTGCAGCCAGCCCCTGTGCAGAACCGGAAGCGTTTTTACCTGAGCCAGCCCTGGAGAAGCCTTTGAATGACTCCTCTGTGATCGATGATTCCCTCAACTCCACCAGCGATAACATGGCGTCTGTACACTCTTCATCTGAAAAGGGTAAACCCTGCACTCCCCCTCATCCTCAACCTGGTGGTGACGCGATCCCGTACAGTGTAAACTTTAACACCGAAGTAGCTAACTCcgggtttatttaaaataataatggacttgaacttttaagtccattattattttaaataaggtCCAATATAAGGTAGACTCCATGTTCTCCTATAAGGTCTGTTTGGAACCAACTGTAACCTTGCTCAGATGGCCTGAAACGTAACTTTAAAATGCTTACTGGTGTTTGCTAACAGCAGCTTGTCTTTCTTAATCTATATTGTTATACGTTTTAAACGGAGCAGGTGATCTATGACATCATTTACAAATACTGCTCCGTTTCCCATAATTAACATTCGTTCAACAAAAATCCTAgaattgaattgtgttttttttttttctcgacagACCCAGATTCGGACAGCGAATACGAGCAGGATGCGTCTGCTGTGGACACCTCTCCACAGAAAGACTCTTCCTGTGTCCACGGGATGGAGGATAGCGATGACCCCTCTCTCATTCACAGCCCTTCCCTGGACGATTCCAACTCCTTCAACGGCACTGCAGACTCCGCCTCTTTCAATGCAATGGCTGACTCCGCCTCCTTCAATGCCAATGCAGATTCCGCCTCCTTCAATGCAATGGCTGACTCCGCCTCCTTCAATGCCAATGCAGACTCCGCCTCCTTCAATGTGATGGCTGACTCCGTCTCCTTCAACGACACTGCAGACTCCGCCTCCTTCAACGCGATGGCTGACGACTCCAGCATGCACTCCACGTCCATCTTCAACACCACCACTTCATCTCCGGTTAATAGTAAGTCTGATCAGATTTTGCTTGTGTATGCAGGGATGGAAGAACCCTATTGTgtggcagtttcacccattccaggttttactacaaacttGATGAGCCAcagtgtttaggtaacaagctcaggtgcatctCATTAGACTCGTagcaaaaccaggagtggatcaaactgctatgcaatgggagtcttttttcCTTCACTATGTAGGCCATGTATATGAAAATGCTGGCTTTTTAGGCTGGATAATAAGCACAGATGGGTGACAGTTTATTTATCATGTGGATCATTACAGCTTAAGTGAGTTGCTTGACAAAAATCTATGCATTTGTGGGGATAAGACACAGAACACCTACCCCGAAACCTTTTTTTCTCTGTTGTGTGGTTTTATGTATTAACAACAAATGGGTGAGACGCTTCCACAGAATTCGGTCCACGGAAGCAgcagtgatccagcaatgggtaTAACGGTTTTAGTAAAGtgtaattttcttttaaaatgatttttccaTGAATGTCATGGTGTAGAGAGATCGGGATCAATGAAAACACTAAGAGAAAAGGAGGAGGGTGGAaactgtttttactgttttatagTGACTTTCCCAGTATGTGAGATCAATGTCTTTTTTGTGTAAGCGAAAAATAACCATGTCTGTGTTGCAGATTCCCAGTATGAGTCTGATGGCGATTCCGAAGGGGAAGAGGAGACCGGAGAGATGGAGGGGGAGGAGAATGACTGCGAGGAGACTGGCGAGATGGAGGGGCAGGAGAATGACTGCGAGGAGACTGGCGAGATGGAGGGGCAGGAGAATGACTGCGAGGAGACTGGAGAGATGGAAGAGGACTGTGATGAAACAGCAGAGACAGAGGAGGACTGCGACGAGGCagctgaggaagaggaggagcggGAGGATTGTGACGAGACGGCAGACTCTCCCCTTGAGCCCACACCTGAGATCAACGTGTCTGAGAAAGAGCCTGTCCAGCCCAGCCCCTcccctgccccctcccctctgcacatcaaagaggaagaggagggggaaggggaggacACACCCAATGGTAAGTGCTCCGTATTTGCAAAAGGCTTCTCTCGAGCTGTGCTGAATCCTGCTACAATATTATTGCAGCAGTGCTTTTATTAATATGCAAATGTCTCCTTGCTTATCTTATTTACATAACTGCTCAGTCTTTTTAACCAGCCCTTTGTCGTGAATGGTATTGGTCATCAAACACTGACGTATAACAGTTTGCATTCAGTTCTGTCCAAAGAGATTCTGTGTGATCCCAAAGTCTTCATTTCATCTGGAAACAAATATGCTTCATAAGTTTATCTTGGTTGTGATGGAAATTAAAACAATGTGGGAAAAGGTCTAGAAAGTGGTGCCAAAGTCTTGTCTTGTCCTGTCTTGCAGATATCCCCAAGGTGATAGGAGTGCTTTTCTGAGTACTGTATTAATCTTATACCACGCTTTTTGTGCTTAAATGTCTGATGTTGTGCTTGATATTTCCTCAGGAAGGGGTGCTAGGAGGAGAATAGCATCGGAGCAGGAAGTGCGGATCCCTCTTCTATATGggtaatgctttttattttttgtcgttTTTAAGGTGCATTCAGTGCTCGTTTCTACAGTTGGGAATTAAAATGTAAGACAGCTTCTAAACTAATTAAtttacctggggggggggggggggggggtagaccTACAAATGCATTGATGGTGTCAGTCCTTGGGATTTTAAGATATTGTGTTGAAATAGCTACCTGATGATTTCTGTAACAAACATCAGATTACACTAAATAATACTACGTTCTCACcaattaaatgtgattgtgaatggCAGTCATGCGGTTTCAAACAGTGTGTTGATCGTGCATCAGTGTGGCTAGGAAGCGGTTCTTAAGCGGACATGgagccttttaaccctttgcagtccatttattaagtgcgcgtcttaatttgcgcagttaattttagacgcgctgtttaaaagtattttttttcacagtcaaacgggtttaaatggccctgcatatcaacaaagcactcgcaaggcatctccagcccagccccgccccaccctttcgttcactatagctttcacgtatgctaataaataaataataataataataataataatagtcgtacataccgatcaatcatctcctgatcactcgttttatcaccaaacctctcaataatgcaatccaagacattattttattactataacatctcaaaaaagctctgcaaacgtccgtgatagtctctgtgcactgatgcagtatcagacagcttgtttccttatgaccacccatatgggatgccaggggcaggtatgactattcatgagatacgccctttttttttttgtttcggcttgtctcggctcctgttgctcccacttggccattgaatggttttctcggctttttccggagaaaaaacgactagaaacccgttttttgcgtttttttgatgatgtcggacagggtccgacaatggaccggataggaataattgcaatgtcggaccaggtccgacaatggaccgcaaagggttaaatgtaatAGTCTAATGAATCTGTCCTGCAGGTGGAGAAGAGAGATCCGGATTAAGAAAAGTGCGACTCGATTGAAAGGAGAGACTTGGTACTACGCTCCCTGTGGAAAGAGAATGAAGCAGTTTCCTGAAGTCATTAAGGTAATGCCATTTCCAACCACGTGACGACCCTGCTTTCTGATTGCACGTGTGCCCCATAGCAGACGTTAGGATAACACGTTTTATTCTCTGTGCAGAATCTGGAAAACTACATTCTCCTACCATGCTGCGTTTGGCATTCATCGCTAGATTACATTGTAACAACATTGTAAAAGCTGCAAGAGTAAACTTTTAACCTGACTTGGTTATGTTACATTGCAGTTTGGTCCAGGCACTCTattttaggtgtgtgtgtgtgagaaatggGTACTAATAGCAATGTGAATCTCTTTCCGTATTTGTTTCAGTACCTCAACAGACATCAGACCCAGGCTGTGACCAGGGATCACTTCAGCTTCAGTCCCCGAATGCCAGTGGGAGACTACTTTGAGGAGCGAGAAACTCCAGAGGTTGGTACACTTATCAAAGTATAGTATTTAAATGCCCATTTATCTCTGTTAAAGCACAGTGAACTTTAAATGTCAGTGCTTTTACTATGCCCAGTTAACCTTCAGACACGGAGAACGCTTGGCAGGCAGGTGTACCAAAATCCAGTGACTACTTCAATAAGTTTTTTTTACTATCTCAATGTAATATAGTAACTTCATGAACCTTCAATGTAGCTGTTTTCAATcccagatttatatatatattttttctttagattCCTTGTTTTAAGCAAGTTGTTTAACTACTGATGTtgattgtggggggggggggttccccaCAATgttaatgtagattttttttttactttgtccaGGGTCTGGAGTGGTTCCAGTTAACTAACGAAGAGATCCCATCCATGATCCAGGCGATCACTGGCAAGCGTGGCCGACCCCGCAACCTGGACAAGGAGAAGCCCAAATCCAGGGCCAAACCCAGGCAGCGCAAGAGCAGAGGCAGGCCGGCCAAAACCAACATGGTGGATCTGCTTAGCAAAGTGGACGCCAGGCTGCTCAAGAAGCTGGAGGCACAGGGTGAGGCTGAGGGGTCCACTCCTCCAAACCTCAGGCTTTTAAATCACTTACCCATACGCTACACTTAAGCAAAACTCAAACTGTCCGCTCTAGGATACAACAGGTTCATTCTATTTATCTTAAAGGTTCAGATTGGGTACCCAAGTGCTAACCAGTCTATTTTGAGAGTATTTTGAAATCAACATTTTTTGGAGTTGTGACATGGGGGTTTGTTCACTTTGGCATGCGTTTCTAATCCCCTAAACCAGTCTATGCAAGGATGAGTTCATTTTTTCTTGGAGAATACGTTTCAAAATGCTAAACATTGCTATTGCCTTCAGGGCATTGAGAGACTTTAGTCGAAATGTTTCATTTAAATTAGTTTCTTTTAAGTATTTATAAAACTTACTActgcttttaatgttttatagAGTTAACTGAAAAATGCATTTGCATCTGTAAACATTAGCTGACTTTCTTTTTCCTTGCAATAGAAACCCTGAGCGACGAAGACAAAGTGAAACTCGGCAAgatcaaaaagaaaatgaaaagaaaggtAGAGGCATTTTCTGTAGTGAATTTGTGTGTGCTGTCTTTTTGCGTCAATGAAAACTGTATACTGCAGGTACTGGCAAATGATTTGTGAAGTTCTTTTGTAGAACAGCACTTACTGTTTGTTATTTGATGGTTAACTACATCTCTAAAAACAAATGTAAGCAATATATGTTGTTATAGATGGTCAGAAAATGTCTGTACTGTTGGTGCTTTTAAATTGTACCTTGTGATGTAAATAAGGAATGTTCACACCCAGACCAGTTGTCTGGTGATGTCACTGATTTAGCAAATTCTGTGGCTTTGTAATTCACACACGGTGCGTAATGCTTGTAAAGGGAAAGGCGTCCTTTACAGTGGAGGGCAGGGACAATTCCTGTGTTTTAATCCCAATTCATTTGTAAAATCAATTGCCTATTTTAGAGACAGTTGTGATTTGTTTAACTGCTGTCATTTGATGCCAATTTTAATTGATTGACTAACAGCGACTTCAATTGGagtcatttgttgccactgtgagaagctcactTGAATACTGCTAActgcaattttgatcagtgatgtgttggaattgattgaaagggaatggggaattgatttttaaaggaATTTGAGTTGACCCCAGTCCTGGTTGGGGGGATGTATCGCCGTTCCTGTGGTAAATATCTGATTTGAATTGTGTTCTTAGGCCAGGGACAAAAGAAAACAAGATGCCAAAACTGCTAAGTTAAAGCAAGAACAGAAAAAGGAAAAGGTAaaagcttgtgttttttttttaacctctggatcCAGTATAGTAAAAATAATTGGAACATGCATATCCCTACCAAAACAACCAGTAACACAGCAACGTAATGAAAGCACAACATAAATATAGCTTGTGTATCCTATGTAGGCACACATGTTCAATTTTGCTAatttttaagattatttttcttactttgcatccatttttaaatgttaaatgcagATCATACTTAAACAACTTCAGTATGCATTATGAAATCTGAGATATTGATTCTTTAAAACTGCTGTTCATATAAAAAAGTGAGTAAATACTGTAGGATCTATGTGAGGGGTGGAATAGACAAGTTAATTTTGTGAAACAATTTTCATAGTAAATTAATATTTGGCTCACTTGTTGCCAAAATTCCCGTCCGATAGACCAGTGGTACCCAGTTCTGGCCCTCGATCCAGTACAGTCCAACCCAGGTTGTTACACTAAGCAGGTTCTGAAATAGTTAATTGAAcctgctgagattaatcctgctaaGAGGTGATTCGTCAATtcaggacctggttggaatagaCCAGGAATGGATCTTGGGACAGAATTGAGTACCACTACACTAGACCTTTGTCCTTTTCTAATGTGCTGTATTTCCCGTCTAACTTAACctggtgtcttttttttctttctttccccaCCTCTGTAGCaggaaaaagcaaaagaaaaaaaggagaagGCGGCAGCGGAGAAAGCTGCAGCGCTGGAGTCGGGGAGCGAGCCCCCTGTGAAGAAGAGGAGGCAGCGCAAACGCAAAGCAGACAAGatcaaagaggaggaggaggcggcggCGGCAGCcaaggagaaagagaaagacaaaGGAAAGGCCAAGGTGAAGGCTGCCCGCAAGGTGGTGGACAAGAAGGTGCTGGCTCAGAGGAGACAGGAAGAGCGCAAGAGACAGCAGCTCATCCTGGAGGAACTGAAGAAACCCACAGAGGACATGTGCATCACAGACCACCAGGTCAGTACTGACTGGGGCTGTGGCCAGGGTTAGAAACTGAAAGGGTCGGTACAAAATCACAACTTGAAATAACCAAGGCTAGTTTCCCCCATAGATTTCTGATTTTTGTAATATGTAATTCCCCATGAGAATTCCCAGTTTTTGAAAGAATAGTGGAAATAGACTTTTTAAATAGTTTGTGTcgcttaaataaatacagcaaacgtttgccttattgacgcactgcctgttacactgcgtttaggaacctggcagtcggtttagtttgcttctagAAAAtgatagagctgcacgatttcttcgAAAGACAACAGCTGCATCAGATCAGAAATATTtgtgctaaagatcgctctgtccagtacaaggggACAGTTCACATGTTGTTTATACATGTATTTGGCTTGGTATTCATGTCTGGTTCTACTCTACACTGTATACTGTTTACATTACAAGCTGCTGTGTAATCAAGCCTTATTGCAGATGAAAAAGGCCGTTCAGCAGGTTTTATCTGAAGCTCAATAGGTTATTAAAGTACAATTCCAAATGCCTATTTGCTAATGCTAAGCTCTTAACTGGTTTGTCTCTTGCAGTTGTCTTCTGTGATGAAAAATATAAAttgactgcatttaaaaaaataataataaattgctagACCTCCTACTTTGCTAAGATTTTTAGTGCTAGGGTACATCATCTTTAGATTGTAacttctggtttcacagaccatgattagCAGTAAATGACATCAGGTAGCCCTAGATTAGTGCGATTTTGGGAGTTTAAAATTAACGATGACTTAAGTATTTATTTTGCCGTtgtctcctcttcctctccagcCTCTGCCAGAGTTTTCCCGGATCCCAGGCCTGGTCATGTCGGGCCGTGCCTTCTCCGACTGCCTGATGATCGTGGAGTTCCTGCACAGCTACGGGAAGGTGCTGGGCTTTGACGTAGCCCGGGACATCCCCACCCTCAGCACCCTGCAGGAAGGGCTCCTCAACGTGGGAGACAGCCTGGGCGAGGTCCAGGATCTGCTGGTGAAGCTTGTGCAGGCTGCACTGCACGACCCTGGCCTACCTCAGTATTACCAGGTGAGTGCTGTGGAAATATCCTTTTGATTCAAATAAACAAGAGATGCACAGAACGGTAATTGGTCACCTTAAGGCTTACTTGCTTGCACAGATTAACTTGTTAACTATGTGGCTATTCATAGCACAGTGAAACCTACAAAATGCTCAAACCTGAGTGCAACAGGTGCGTTTCCATTCCTAGAATTTCCTAGTGGGTGTGGGGGAAAAACACAAATCTGATTTTCCTGAAAGCTCCTTATTGCAGTTTCTTAAAAATCCTTTACCTATGATCGTTTCCttttctcccctcccctccacctaTCCAGTCTGTGAAAATCCTTGGGGAGAAGCTGTCGGAGATCCAGCTGAACCGGAGCAGCGTCTCTGAAGGGCTGCGCATCTTCTTGGAGGGGTGCGGGTTTGAGCCGGAAATCTGCGACAGCCTGCAGAGCAAACCCTTCCAGGTGCATCCTCCGGAGAAGAAGGCAGCCATCCTGGCCTTCCTGGTGAACGAGTTGAACGGCAGCAACACCGTGATCAGGTaggagcagcagcagggctagtgaaCCCACAGCTGAAGCACAACTGCACGGACATGGATGGATGCAAACCATTGTGTTTGAGTGTCGATTCCATTCCAACACCATACCCACAACTACCAAAATGAAACGCGATCAACGATGAGCGAAACCATTTGATTGTTAAGGCTGTAATGTAACCCATTGCTGTAGAATGTGTAGTAACCTCCTTTCTGaacctctccccctctcactgCAGTGAAATAGACAAGACACTGGAGAACATGTCTGCTTACCGGAAGAACAAGTGGATCATTGAAGGCAAACTGCGCAGGTATTTCAGTCTAGTTCCAGTATATTACCAGCATGTGTCAATGGACAAATTCCTCCCATTAAATACAATGAATGCAGGATTTCCCCTGAGCCATTCCGGGGGTCTTGCAATGTGGTCTTACCTGTTGCACCTTCAGTTTGTGACGGATGATTTCATTATATTGTGCTAATTGGGGGACTCATTCAAAACGTAGTCTCTTATGCACTGAATCAAACACTCCTTGCCTCCTATATACCTTTCAAAGTTGTATTTGAGTGCAgtctgattttaaaaccttgcttgcttgtttgtttttatacaaatgtaCACGTTTTCTGTTCTCTAAGAGCTACTGCTTGGTAGATCTGTTTCACCTGCTAAGGTGAACCAGTTAGAGTTgtggtcaattcctttttttattgctGATTGCAATTTTGTGTTGGAGTTGATTAAAAGGGAAAGGGGAATTGGAATtcggaattgattttaaaaaggaattggggaAATGGAATAGAAAttggaaaaaaaaggaattgaccccaaccctggaaCCTATAAATCGTGCCTTTTCTCTGATATTAAaagtgtgtattttaatgcaggcTGAAAATGGCACTGGCGAAGAAGACGGGGCGCTCGGAGCTGGAGCTCAGCCTGGAGGAGCGGCGGCGCAGTGCCCGTGTTGCCGAGGAGGAGACCCTGGACATGGAGGAGGGAGTCCTGCAGGAGAGGGGGGCCCGCAGAGCGCACAAGGAGGAGGCCAAGCTCAGCGAGGTACTGCCTGTGCAGAGCACCACTTCTCTAGGCTGCAATGAGCCACACTGTGCCAGATTCCAGTTAAATATTCATACACCATTTGGTGCATTCCCATCGATTTAACCATAAGTCAGTGTGCTTGGAGCATAAGTTTGTTCTCCAATGATACACGTCGAGGGAAAGAATAGtaatggagtgcaggatgcgcccaatagcctggagatcgctggttcgtccaggttatgccatcgccgatcgtgaccgggagttcccagggggaggcgcacaattggccgagcgccgcccgggtggggagggttcaggtcggcagggtaatcctcggttcaccacgcaccagcgacttCTGTGGCCGATAAGGCGCTTGTGGGTCTGCTGTAAAAGGTGGCTTTCCTGTAGACATGCAGCATGAAAAAACACAGCTTGGCAGGACACTATTTCAAGTTATTTACTATCTCTGCTTCTTTCAACAGGGTGACAGCCCATCCACAGCCAGTGTCCCTGAACTGGAGAGACAGATAGATAAGCTAACAAAGGTAAACCATTTGTATGCTGTGCAGCGAAACACTAAATGTATGTTGAGGATCTTGATACAAGAATAATGgtttgtttcacagaccctggtagGCATTAATCTTGAACTTGGGAatactttaggtaaggtagtcctaagagcagtgctaatcagggtttgtgaaaccagctggtTGTCGTTATAAGTTTGCACCTCTCCATCCTAATTTGTTCGTTCTCTCTCTCCGCGCTGCAGCGGCAGGTTTTCTTCCGGAAGAAGCTGTTGCACTCCTCCCAGTCCCTGCGCGCCTTGTCCCTGGGCCAGGACCGGTATCGCAGGCGCTACTGGGTCCTCCCACACATAGGGGGCGTGCTAGTGGAGGGGCCTGAGGAAATTCAAGGTTGGGGCAAATATCAGTTATTGGATTAGTTCAGTCTTTTTGATGGGGGTAGTTGTGTGcatgtatctattttattttatatagctaaATGGTGAACCAGTTTGAGTTGTCATTCTGCAAGTTATTGCCTATTGTGCTGTAGTGTTAAGCATATGAATTTTatagtagtgctgggacaaacatgagtttttttaatgttcactCTTTCAAATACATactaaaaaaaatcttgtaataaaaataaacccaTCAGATTACTTACTAAACAAAGAAACACAGAATTCCTTTTGCATAATTTATCattataaattaatacataaatgcaTTTTTCAATGGTCTTCCAGCTTCTGAGGAACCTTTCATGAAAGAAGAGTCTCTCCGAATCACAGTCCCAGTGATGTCCCCTGTGAAGAAAGAGCCCAAACCGGAGgtcagcccccctccccctccccctcctcctcttctcaTCGACACTCCTGATCTGGAAGCCCCCTCGCTAATGAACAGCCCCAGGGCTCGGGGGCGCCCCCGGAAGATCAAACCCGAGGTGGAGCTGCACCTCAAGAGTGCCCGGCGGCGAAGGCGGAGCAGCAAAGCCACGCTGACCAATGGCCTTCCAGAAGAGTCTCTGGACTTGCCCAATCACAGCCAACAAGACCTCAACCAATCGGCATTCCTGTCCTGGCTCAGCCAGACCCAGGGCTCTCTGCAGAACGGGACGGATCGGAACTCCTCTGAGCTCGACAGCTCCGCTCACACAGACAGTGTTAAAGAGGCTGCCGAGAAGCAGGGACAGTGGTTCAACCTGCTGCCCAAGACTCCCTGCGAGGTTTCCAGCTCTGACCCGCACACACCTTCCAAAGACATGCTTCCACGCTCCCCCCTGACCAAGCAGACCCGTCCTCGCGCACAGGTATGATACACCGTGGCACAGCGGGACAGTCAAATACTGAAAATTAAAATCCACTACTTTGCTATTGCTATGTAACAATCTCCCTTTACCTCCCCAGTCGACGGGTGCTCTCACGGGCGTAAAGCCCGCAGCCCTGCTCACTTCCCCTCAAGTCTCTTCCACGCCGGCCCAGCGGccccagaggaggaggaggtccAGTCCTGGCTGTGCTGCCCTCCCCCTCGAAGGACCCCTGGGCTTCTCCCTGCCAGGCCTGCAGAAACGGAGAGGACGGCCGCCCACCAAGTTCCTCAAACAGGTGGAGCAGAAATACTTCACCCAGCTCATAGCCCAGCCCATCCCATATGGTAAGTCTGACCCTCTCCTTCAAAGACTTGTCTGTAGGCTTGTAGTCAATAAATCCGCCTGCTGATTGATCACAATATAACACACCCCAGGCTCAGCCAGCATAACTATAGAGTGTCCCAACCGGTGTGTCTGAGCCATGCGTTTTGTCCCCTTGCAGAGATGACGAGGGGCTGGTGGTGGATCAAGGACCCAGAAGAGTTGAAGGCCCTCCTTCAGGTGCTTCACCCCCGAGGGATCCGGGAGAAAGCCCTGCACAAGCACCTCTCCAAACACCTGGAATACCTCTCCGAAGTTTGCACCCGGCCGAAGAATGGTACGTCTTGGCAGCTACACTCAGCAGGCTTCCCACACCGTTCCACGGGTGGAAATAAATCTTGTAGGGGTTTGGGAAAGTTGGGCAAATGTAGCTTGAATTCTGTTCTCAAACATTAAAGGCTTGCTAATCTTTCTTTTAAATGAGAAGAAATGCCTTTTGTCAAAGATATTACAATTACTGACTCATGAAACTTTAGTCCTGTGCTTTGCAGTTAAGATTTTGATCCTTTTAaagtgctttaattaattttctttagCACCCGAGCCtctttgctgttttatttgtgcaTGGATATCCCTGATGCAGCCATTGATATAAAACGTGTGGTTTCTTTCAGACCCGATTTTCCAGTTCATTCCAGATGAGGCCAGCCCAGTATCTCAGGAGACCT comes from Acipenser ruthenus chromosome 42, fAciRut3.2 maternal haplotype, whole genome shotgun sequence and encodes:
- the LOC117400990 gene encoding bromodomain adjacent to zinc finger domain protein 2A isoform X5 translates to MSFPQQGKNLNGEMNVNGITTAIGTSGSGSLPSTAYSLMGNHHQPNLGYDYLWDLAQYPSAMGGGTHHKDSPAGVATQQHFQGHGQYQLNGGVGMRQPPNTAAIPGRVGQQFWGGNATNSQQQNSSPSSLMNFNSHGMYAAYQSQPHAPTPQQHQHYGMVPNGLPYYTVSQPQPQPQMMPAAVQTFASSQHSPQQQQQQRVNINNINSISNSLPSQAPPAVAVSPPVTGTPENRAVSIGDSTVGASQPLVGPEHLNDVYEEANSYNGMEKKAAAASPCAEPEAFLPEPALEKPLNDSSVIDDSLNSTSDNMASVHSSSEKDPDSDSEYEQDASAVDTSPQKDSSCVHGMEDSDDPSLIHSPSLDDSNSFNGTADSASFNAMADSASFNANADSASFNAMADSASFNANADSASFNVMADSVSFNDTADSASFNAMADDSSMHSTSIFNTTTSSPVNNSQYESDGDSEGEEETGEMEGEENDCEETGEMEGQENDCEETGEMEGQENDCEETGEMEEDCDETAETEEDCDEAAEEEEEREDCDETADSPLEPTPEINVSEKEPVQPSPSPAPSPLHIKEEEEGEGEDTPNGRGARRRIASEQEVRIPLLYGWRREIRIKKSATRLKGETWYYAPCGKRMKQFPEVIKYLNRHQTQAVTRDHFSFSPRMPVGDYFEERETPEGLEWFQLTNEEIPSMIQAITGKRGRPRNLDKEKPKSRAKPRQRKSRGRPAKTNMVDLLSKVDARLLKKLEAQETLSDEDKVKLGKIKKKMKRKARDKRKQDAKTAKLKQEQKKEKQEKAKEKKEKAAAEKAAALESGSEPPVKKRRQRKRKADKIKEEEEAAAAAKEKEKDKGKAKVKAARKVVDKKVLAQRRQEERKRQQLILEELKKPTEDMCITDHQPLPEFSRIPGLVMSGRAFSDCLMIVEFLHSYGKVLGFDVARDIPTLSTLQEGLLNVGDSLGEVQDLLVKLVQAALHDPGLPQYYQSVKILGEKLSEIQLNRSSVSEGLRIFLEGCGFEPEICDSLQSKPFQVHPPEKKAAILAFLVNELNGSNTVISEIDKTLENMSAYRKNKWIIEGKLRRLKMALAKKTGRSELELSLEERRRSARVAEEETLDMEEGVLQERGARRAHKEEAKLSEGDSPSTASVPELERQIDKLTKRQVFFRKKLLHSSQSLRALSLGQDRYRRRYWVLPHIGGVLVEGPEEIQASEEPFMKEESLRITVPVMSPVKKEPKPEVSPPPPPPPPLLIDTPDLEAPSLMNSPRARGRPRKIKPEVELHLKSARRRRRSSKATLTNGLPEESLDLPNHSQQDLNQSAFLSWLSQTQGSLQNGTDRNSSELDSSAHTDSVKEAAEKQGQWFNLLPKTPCEVSSSDPHTPSKDMLPRSPLTKQTRPRAQSTGALTGVKPAALLTSPQVSSTPAQRPQRRRRSSPGCAALPLEGPLGFSLPGLQKRRGRPPTKFLKQVEQKYFTQLIAQPIPYEMTRGWWWIKDPEELKALLQVLHPRGIREKALHKHLSKHLEYLSEVCTRPKNDPIFQFIPDEASPVSQETLQKWSITQRALETDLSVLQWVEDLEQRVLAADLQLKMVPNCRGIDNENCAENAVSGTKGWTCPDPDSTREDLVYFEHPVDPLDDWIIKTKKELCECLRVPTHPLDLAVQRLANLEHNIERRYLKEPLWNLNEVIADKGTPPPPPSVEDGTDSASGTQGVESEITPRLRLWRQALDRCRSGAQVSLCIQQLERAIAWERSIVKVTCLVCRKGDNDEYLLLCDGCDRGCHMYCLRPKITDIPEGDWFCPVCVSKVNGGTPRKKRSPKQSQRGRKRRGYSGRYESSDSSEEEDESPRGRGMQTRRRDPPTLAHSRFSGDNGLSPAKRRRMTTRNQPDLAFCEIILMEMESHDDAWPFLEPVNPRLVPGYRKIIKNPMDFLSMREKLLHGGYCSCEEFSEDAQLVFDNCQLFNEDTSEVGMAGHSMRKFFENRWDEFYQAKK